A genomic window from Macaca mulatta isolate MMU2019108-1 chromosome 19, T2T-MMU8v2.0, whole genome shotgun sequence includes:
- the LRP3 gene encoding low-density lipoprotein receptor-related protein 3 isoform X2: protein MEKRAAAGLEGAPGARAQLAVVCLVNIFLTGRLSSAVPALAACSGKLEQHTERRGVIYSPAWPLNYPPGTNCSWYIQGDRGDMITISFRNFDVEESHQCSLDWLLLGPAAPPRQEAFRLCGSAIPPAFISARDHVWIFFHSDASSSGQAQGFRLSYIRGKLGQASCQADEFRCDNGKCLPGPWQCNAVDECGDGSDEGNCSAPASEPPGSLCPGGTFPCSGARSTRCLPVERRCDGLQDCGDGSDEAGCPDLACGRRLGSFYGSFASPDLFGAARGPSDLHCTWLVDTQDSRRVLLQLELRLGYDDYVQVYEGLGERGDRLLQTLSYRSNHRPVSLEAAQGRLTVAYHARARSAGHGFNATYQVKGYCLPWEQPCGSSSDSDGGSAGDQGCFSEPQRCDGWWHCASGRDEQGCPACPPDQYPCEGGSGLCYTPADRCNNQKSCPDGADEKNCFSCQPGTFHCGTNLCIFETWRCDGQEDCQDGSDEHGCLAAVPRKVITAALIGSLVCGLLLVIALGCAFKLYSLRTQEYRAFETQMTRLEAEFVRREAPPSYGQLIAQGLIPPVEDFPVYSASQASVLQNLRTAMRRQMRRHASRRGPSRRRLGRLWNRLFHRPRVPRGQIPLLTAARPSQTVLGDGFLQPAPGAAPDPPAPLTDTGSPRVAGDGPPSAPSHAPEVGPSGPPLPSGLRDPECRPVDKDRKVCREPLADGPAPVDAPREPCSAQDPHPQASTASSTLGPHSPEPLGVCRSPPPPCSPMLEASDDEALLVC from the exons ATGGAGAAGCGCGCGGCCGCGGGGCTGGAGGGCGCGCCGGGCGCCCGGGCGCAGCTGGCCGTCGTCTGTTTGG TGAACATCTTTCTCACCGGGAGGCTCAGCAGTGCGGTTCCTGCCTTAG CAGCCTGCAGCGGGAAGCTGGAGCAGCATACGGAGCGGCGTGGGGTCATCTACAGCCCGGCCTGGCCCCTCAACTACCCGCCAGGCACCAACTGCAGCTGGTACATCCAGGGCGACCGTGGCGACATGATTACCATCAG CTTCCGCAACTTTGACGTGGAGGAGTCCCACCAGTGCTCCCTGGACTGGCTCCTGCTGGGCCCAGCGGCCCCGCCCCGCCAGGAGGCCTTCCGCCTCTGTGGCTCTGCCATCCCGCCTGCCTTCATCTCTGCCCGAGACCACGTCTGGATTTTCTTCCACTCAGACGCCTCCAGCTCCGGCCAGGCCCAGGGCTTCCGTCTGTCTTACATCCGAG GGAAGCTGGGCCAGGCGTCCTGCCAGGCAGATGAGTTCCGCTGTGACAATGGCAAATGCCTGCCCGGCCCGTGGCAGTGCAACGCAGTGGATGAGTGTGGAGACGGCTCTGATGAGGGCAACTGCTCGGCGCCCGCCTCGGAGCCTCCAGGCAGCCTGTGTCCCGGGGGGACCTTTCCGTGCAGCGGGGCGCGCTCCACGCGCTGCCTGCCTGTGGAGCGGCGCTGTGACGGCTTGCAGGACTGCGGCGATGGCTCGGATGAGGCGGGCTGCCCCGACCTGGCGTGTGGCAGGCGGCTGGGCAGCTTCTACGGCTCCTTTGCCTCCCCAGACCTGTTCGGCGCGGCCCGTGGGCCCTCGGACCTTCACTGCACGTGGCTGGTGGACACGCAGGATTCGCGGCGGGTGCTGCTGCAGCTGGAACTGCGGCTGGGCTACGACGACTACGTGCAGGTATACGAGGGCCTGGGTGAGCGCGGGGACCGCCTGCTGCAGACGCTGTCCTACCGCAGCAACCACCGGCCCGTGAGCCTGGAGGCCGCCCAGGGCCGCCTCACCGTGGCGTACCATGCGCGCGCCCGCAGCGCCGGCCACGGCTTCAACGCCACCTATCAGGTGAAGGGCTATTGCCTTCCCTGGGAGCAGCCGTGCGGAAGCAGCAGTGACAGTGATGGGGGCAGCGCGGGCGACCAGGGCTGCTTCTCGGAACCACAGCGCTGCGACGGCTGGTGGCACTGCGCCAGCGGCCGAGACGAGCAGGGTTGCCCTGCCTGCCCGCCCGATCAGTACCCCTGCGAGGGTGGCAGTGGTCTGTGCTACACGCCTGCCGACCGCTGCAACAACCAGAAAAGCTGCCCCGACGGCGCAGACGAGAAGAACTGCTTCTCCTGCCAGCCCGGCACCTTCCACTGCGGTACCAACCTGTGCATCTTCGAGACGTGGCGCTGTGACGGCCAGGAAGACTGCCAGGACGGCAGCGATGAGCACGGGTGCCTGGCCGCCGTGCCCCGCAAGGTCATCACCGCGGCGCTCATCGGCAGCCTGGTGTGCGGCCTGCTGCTGGTCATCGCGCTGGGCTGCGCCTTCAAGCTCTACTCACTGCGCACGCAGGAGTACAG GGCCTTCGAGACCCAGATGACGCGCCTGGAGGCTGAGTTCGTGCGGCGGGAGGCACCTCCATCCTATGGTCAGCTCATCGCGCAGGGCCTCATTCCACCCGTGGAAGACTTTCCTGTCTACAGTGCCTCCCAG GCCTCTGTGCTGCAGAATCTTCGCACAGCCATGCGGAGACAGATGCGTCGGCACGCTTCCCGCAGGGGGCCCTCCCGCCGCCGCCTCGGCCGCCTCTGGAACCGGCTCTTTCACCGGCCGCGGGTGCCCCGAGGCCAGATCCCACTGCTGACCGCAGCACGCCCCTCACAGACCGTGCTGGGTGATGGGTTCCTCCAGCCTGCTCCAGGGGCTGCCCCCGACCCCCCAGCACCGCTCACGGACACAGGCAGCCCCAGGGTGGCCGGAGATGGGCCCCCCAGTGCCCCCAGCCATGCACCGGAGGTGGGACCTTCAGGGCCACCCTTGCCATCAGGCCTGCGAGACCCAGAGTGCAGGCCTGTGGACAAGGACAGAAAGGTCTGCAGGGAGCCACTGGCAGACGGTCCAGCTCCTGTGGATGCACCTCGGGAGCCCTGCTCAGCCCAGGACCCGCACCCCCAGGCCTCCACTGCCAGCAGCACCCTGGGCCCCCACTCGCCAGAGCCACTGGGGGTCTGCAGGAGCCCCCCGCCCCCTTGCTCCCCAATGCTGGAGGCCAGCGATGACGAGGCCCTGTTGGTCTGTTGA
- the LRP3 gene encoding low-density lipoprotein receptor-related protein 3 isoform X1, with protein MEKRAAAGLEGAPGARAQLAVVCLVNIFLTGRLSSAVPALAACSGKLEQHTERRGVIYSPAWPLNYPPGTNCSWYIQGDRGDMITISFRNFDVEESHQCSLDWLLLGPAAPPRQEAFRLCGSAIPPAFISARDHVWIFFHSDASSSGQAQGFRLSYIRGKLGQASCQADEFRCDNGKCLPGPWQCNAVDECGDGSDEGNCSAPASEPPGSLCPGGTFPCSGARSTRCLPVERRCDGLQDCGDGSDEAGCPDLACGRRLGSFYGSFASPDLFGAARGPSDLHCTWLVDTQDSRRVLLQLELRLGYDDYVQVYEGLGERGDRLLQTLSYRSNHRPVSLEAAQGRLTVAYHARARSAGHGFNATYQVKGYCLPWEQPCGSSSDSDGGSAGDQGCFSEPQRCDGWWHCASGRDEQGCPACPPDQYPCEGGSGLCYTPADRCNNQKSCPDGADEKNCFSCQPGTFHCGTNLCIFETWRCDGQEDCQDGSDEHGCLAAVPRKVITAALIGSLVCGLLLVIALGCAFKLYSLRTQEYRSRAAQPCRPLPTASRAFETQMTRLEAEFVRREAPPSYGQLIAQGLIPPVEDFPVYSASQASVLQNLRTAMRRQMRRHASRRGPSRRRLGRLWNRLFHRPRVPRGQIPLLTAARPSQTVLGDGFLQPAPGAAPDPPAPLTDTGSPRVAGDGPPSAPSHAPEVGPSGPPLPSGLRDPECRPVDKDRKVCREPLADGPAPVDAPREPCSAQDPHPQASTASSTLGPHSPEPLGVCRSPPPPCSPMLEASDDEALLVC; from the exons ATGGAGAAGCGCGCGGCCGCGGGGCTGGAGGGCGCGCCGGGCGCCCGGGCGCAGCTGGCCGTCGTCTGTTTGG TGAACATCTTTCTCACCGGGAGGCTCAGCAGTGCGGTTCCTGCCTTAG CAGCCTGCAGCGGGAAGCTGGAGCAGCATACGGAGCGGCGTGGGGTCATCTACAGCCCGGCCTGGCCCCTCAACTACCCGCCAGGCACCAACTGCAGCTGGTACATCCAGGGCGACCGTGGCGACATGATTACCATCAG CTTCCGCAACTTTGACGTGGAGGAGTCCCACCAGTGCTCCCTGGACTGGCTCCTGCTGGGCCCAGCGGCCCCGCCCCGCCAGGAGGCCTTCCGCCTCTGTGGCTCTGCCATCCCGCCTGCCTTCATCTCTGCCCGAGACCACGTCTGGATTTTCTTCCACTCAGACGCCTCCAGCTCCGGCCAGGCCCAGGGCTTCCGTCTGTCTTACATCCGAG GGAAGCTGGGCCAGGCGTCCTGCCAGGCAGATGAGTTCCGCTGTGACAATGGCAAATGCCTGCCCGGCCCGTGGCAGTGCAACGCAGTGGATGAGTGTGGAGACGGCTCTGATGAGGGCAACTGCTCGGCGCCCGCCTCGGAGCCTCCAGGCAGCCTGTGTCCCGGGGGGACCTTTCCGTGCAGCGGGGCGCGCTCCACGCGCTGCCTGCCTGTGGAGCGGCGCTGTGACGGCTTGCAGGACTGCGGCGATGGCTCGGATGAGGCGGGCTGCCCCGACCTGGCGTGTGGCAGGCGGCTGGGCAGCTTCTACGGCTCCTTTGCCTCCCCAGACCTGTTCGGCGCGGCCCGTGGGCCCTCGGACCTTCACTGCACGTGGCTGGTGGACACGCAGGATTCGCGGCGGGTGCTGCTGCAGCTGGAACTGCGGCTGGGCTACGACGACTACGTGCAGGTATACGAGGGCCTGGGTGAGCGCGGGGACCGCCTGCTGCAGACGCTGTCCTACCGCAGCAACCACCGGCCCGTGAGCCTGGAGGCCGCCCAGGGCCGCCTCACCGTGGCGTACCATGCGCGCGCCCGCAGCGCCGGCCACGGCTTCAACGCCACCTATCAGGTGAAGGGCTATTGCCTTCCCTGGGAGCAGCCGTGCGGAAGCAGCAGTGACAGTGATGGGGGCAGCGCGGGCGACCAGGGCTGCTTCTCGGAACCACAGCGCTGCGACGGCTGGTGGCACTGCGCCAGCGGCCGAGACGAGCAGGGTTGCCCTGCCTGCCCGCCCGATCAGTACCCCTGCGAGGGTGGCAGTGGTCTGTGCTACACGCCTGCCGACCGCTGCAACAACCAGAAAAGCTGCCCCGACGGCGCAGACGAGAAGAACTGCTTCTCCTGCCAGCCCGGCACCTTCCACTGCGGTACCAACCTGTGCATCTTCGAGACGTGGCGCTGTGACGGCCAGGAAGACTGCCAGGACGGCAGCGATGAGCACGGGTGCCTGGCCGCCGTGCCCCGCAAGGTCATCACCGCGGCGCTCATCGGCAGCCTGGTGTGCGGCCTGCTGCTGGTCATCGCGCTGGGCTGCGCCTTCAAGCTCTACTCACTGCGCACGCAGGAGTACAG GTCCCGGGCAGCCCAGCCATGTCGCCCTCTGCCCACCGCTTCCAGGGCCTTCGAGACCCAGATGACGCGCCTGGAGGCTGAGTTCGTGCGGCGGGAGGCACCTCCATCCTATGGTCAGCTCATCGCGCAGGGCCTCATTCCACCCGTGGAAGACTTTCCTGTCTACAGTGCCTCCCAG GCCTCTGTGCTGCAGAATCTTCGCACAGCCATGCGGAGACAGATGCGTCGGCACGCTTCCCGCAGGGGGCCCTCCCGCCGCCGCCTCGGCCGCCTCTGGAACCGGCTCTTTCACCGGCCGCGGGTGCCCCGAGGCCAGATCCCACTGCTGACCGCAGCACGCCCCTCACAGACCGTGCTGGGTGATGGGTTCCTCCAGCCTGCTCCAGGGGCTGCCCCCGACCCCCCAGCACCGCTCACGGACACAGGCAGCCCCAGGGTGGCCGGAGATGGGCCCCCCAGTGCCCCCAGCCATGCACCGGAGGTGGGACCTTCAGGGCCACCCTTGCCATCAGGCCTGCGAGACCCAGAGTGCAGGCCTGTGGACAAGGACAGAAAGGTCTGCAGGGAGCCACTGGCAGACGGTCCAGCTCCTGTGGATGCACCTCGGGAGCCCTGCTCAGCCCAGGACCCGCACCCCCAGGCCTCCACTGCCAGCAGCACCCTGGGCCCCCACTCGCCAGAGCCACTGGGGGTCTGCAGGAGCCCCCCGCCCCCTTGCTCCCCAATGCTGGAGGCCAGCGATGACGAGGCCCTGTTGGTCTGTTGA
- the LRP3 gene encoding low-density lipoprotein receptor-related protein 3 isoform X3 — translation MEKRAAAGLEGAPGARAQLAVVCLVNIFLTGRLSSAVPALACSGKLEQHTERRGVIYSPAWPLNYPPGTNCSWYIQGDRGDMITISFRNFDVEESHQCSLDWLLLGPAAPPRQEAFRLCGSAIPPAFISARDHVWIFFHSDASSSGQAQGFRLSYIRGKLGQASCQADEFRCDNGKCLPGPWQCNAVDECGDGSDEGNCSAPASEPPGSLCPGGTFPCSGARSTRCLPVERRCDGLQDCGDGSDEAGCPDLACGRRLGSFYGSFASPDLFGAARGPSDLHCTWLVDTQDSRRVLLQLELRLGYDDYVQVYEGLGERGDRLLQTLSYRSNHRPVSLEAAQGRLTVAYHARARSAGHGFNATYQVKGYCLPWEQPCGSSSDSDGGSAGDQGCFSEPQRCDGWWHCASGRDEQGCPACPPDQYPCEGGSGLCYTPADRCNNQKSCPDGADEKNCFSCQPGTFHCGTNLCIFETWRCDGQEDCQDGSDEHGCLAAVPRKVITAALIGSLVCGLLLVIALGCAFKLYSLRTQEYRAFETQMTRLEAEFVRREAPPSYGQLIAQGLIPPVEDFPVYSASQASVLQNLRTAMRRQMRRHASRRGPSRRRLGRLWNRLFHRPRVPRGQIPLLTAARPSQTVLGDGFLQPAPGAAPDPPAPLTDTGSPRVAGDGPPSAPSHAPEVGPSGPPLPSGLRDPECRPVDKDRKVCREPLADGPAPVDAPREPCSAQDPHPQASTASSTLGPHSPEPLGVCRSPPPPCSPMLEASDDEALLVC, via the exons ATGGAGAAGCGCGCGGCCGCGGGGCTGGAGGGCGCGCCGGGCGCCCGGGCGCAGCTGGCCGTCGTCTGTTTGG TGAACATCTTTCTCACCGGGAGGCTCAGCAGTGCGGTTCCTGCCTTAG CCTGCAGCGGGAAGCTGGAGCAGCATACGGAGCGGCGTGGGGTCATCTACAGCCCGGCCTGGCCCCTCAACTACCCGCCAGGCACCAACTGCAGCTGGTACATCCAGGGCGACCGTGGCGACATGATTACCATCAG CTTCCGCAACTTTGACGTGGAGGAGTCCCACCAGTGCTCCCTGGACTGGCTCCTGCTGGGCCCAGCGGCCCCGCCCCGCCAGGAGGCCTTCCGCCTCTGTGGCTCTGCCATCCCGCCTGCCTTCATCTCTGCCCGAGACCACGTCTGGATTTTCTTCCACTCAGACGCCTCCAGCTCCGGCCAGGCCCAGGGCTTCCGTCTGTCTTACATCCGAG GGAAGCTGGGCCAGGCGTCCTGCCAGGCAGATGAGTTCCGCTGTGACAATGGCAAATGCCTGCCCGGCCCGTGGCAGTGCAACGCAGTGGATGAGTGTGGAGACGGCTCTGATGAGGGCAACTGCTCGGCGCCCGCCTCGGAGCCTCCAGGCAGCCTGTGTCCCGGGGGGACCTTTCCGTGCAGCGGGGCGCGCTCCACGCGCTGCCTGCCTGTGGAGCGGCGCTGTGACGGCTTGCAGGACTGCGGCGATGGCTCGGATGAGGCGGGCTGCCCCGACCTGGCGTGTGGCAGGCGGCTGGGCAGCTTCTACGGCTCCTTTGCCTCCCCAGACCTGTTCGGCGCGGCCCGTGGGCCCTCGGACCTTCACTGCACGTGGCTGGTGGACACGCAGGATTCGCGGCGGGTGCTGCTGCAGCTGGAACTGCGGCTGGGCTACGACGACTACGTGCAGGTATACGAGGGCCTGGGTGAGCGCGGGGACCGCCTGCTGCAGACGCTGTCCTACCGCAGCAACCACCGGCCCGTGAGCCTGGAGGCCGCCCAGGGCCGCCTCACCGTGGCGTACCATGCGCGCGCCCGCAGCGCCGGCCACGGCTTCAACGCCACCTATCAGGTGAAGGGCTATTGCCTTCCCTGGGAGCAGCCGTGCGGAAGCAGCAGTGACAGTGATGGGGGCAGCGCGGGCGACCAGGGCTGCTTCTCGGAACCACAGCGCTGCGACGGCTGGTGGCACTGCGCCAGCGGCCGAGACGAGCAGGGTTGCCCTGCCTGCCCGCCCGATCAGTACCCCTGCGAGGGTGGCAGTGGTCTGTGCTACACGCCTGCCGACCGCTGCAACAACCAGAAAAGCTGCCCCGACGGCGCAGACGAGAAGAACTGCTTCTCCTGCCAGCCCGGCACCTTCCACTGCGGTACCAACCTGTGCATCTTCGAGACGTGGCGCTGTGACGGCCAGGAAGACTGCCAGGACGGCAGCGATGAGCACGGGTGCCTGGCCGCCGTGCCCCGCAAGGTCATCACCGCGGCGCTCATCGGCAGCCTGGTGTGCGGCCTGCTGCTGGTCATCGCGCTGGGCTGCGCCTTCAAGCTCTACTCACTGCGCACGCAGGAGTACAG GGCCTTCGAGACCCAGATGACGCGCCTGGAGGCTGAGTTCGTGCGGCGGGAGGCACCTCCATCCTATGGTCAGCTCATCGCGCAGGGCCTCATTCCACCCGTGGAAGACTTTCCTGTCTACAGTGCCTCCCAG GCCTCTGTGCTGCAGAATCTTCGCACAGCCATGCGGAGACAGATGCGTCGGCACGCTTCCCGCAGGGGGCCCTCCCGCCGCCGCCTCGGCCGCCTCTGGAACCGGCTCTTTCACCGGCCGCGGGTGCCCCGAGGCCAGATCCCACTGCTGACCGCAGCACGCCCCTCACAGACCGTGCTGGGTGATGGGTTCCTCCAGCCTGCTCCAGGGGCTGCCCCCGACCCCCCAGCACCGCTCACGGACACAGGCAGCCCCAGGGTGGCCGGAGATGGGCCCCCCAGTGCCCCCAGCCATGCACCGGAGGTGGGACCTTCAGGGCCACCCTTGCCATCAGGCCTGCGAGACCCAGAGTGCAGGCCTGTGGACAAGGACAGAAAGGTCTGCAGGGAGCCACTGGCAGACGGTCCAGCTCCTGTGGATGCACCTCGGGAGCCCTGCTCAGCCCAGGACCCGCACCCCCAGGCCTCCACTGCCAGCAGCACCCTGGGCCCCCACTCGCCAGAGCCACTGGGGGTCTGCAGGAGCCCCCCGCCCCCTTGCTCCCCAATGCTGGAGGCCAGCGATGACGAGGCCCTGTTGGTCTGTTGA
- the LRP3 gene encoding low-density lipoprotein receptor-related protein 3 isoform X5: protein MITISFRNFDVEESHQCSLDWLLLGPAAPPRQEAFRLCGSAIPPAFISARDHVWIFFHSDASSSGQAQGFRLSYIRGKLGQASCQADEFRCDNGKCLPGPWQCNAVDECGDGSDEGNCSAPASEPPGSLCPGGTFPCSGARSTRCLPVERRCDGLQDCGDGSDEAGCPDLACGRRLGSFYGSFASPDLFGAARGPSDLHCTWLVDTQDSRRVLLQLELRLGYDDYVQVYEGLGERGDRLLQTLSYRSNHRPVSLEAAQGRLTVAYHARARSAGHGFNATYQVKGYCLPWEQPCGSSSDSDGGSAGDQGCFSEPQRCDGWWHCASGRDEQGCPACPPDQYPCEGGSGLCYTPADRCNNQKSCPDGADEKNCFSCQPGTFHCGTNLCIFETWRCDGQEDCQDGSDEHGCLAAVPRKVITAALIGSLVCGLLLVIALGCAFKLYSLRTQEYRAFETQMTRLEAEFVRREAPPSYGQLIAQGLIPPVEDFPVYSASQASVLQNLRTAMRRQMRRHASRRGPSRRRLGRLWNRLFHRPRVPRGQIPLLTAARPSQTVLGDGFLQPAPGAAPDPPAPLTDTGSPRVAGDGPPSAPSHAPEVGPSGPPLPSGLRDPECRPVDKDRKVCREPLADGPAPVDAPREPCSAQDPHPQASTASSTLGPHSPEPLGVCRSPPPPCSPMLEASDDEALLVC, encoded by the exons ATGATTACCATCAG CTTCCGCAACTTTGACGTGGAGGAGTCCCACCAGTGCTCCCTGGACTGGCTCCTGCTGGGCCCAGCGGCCCCGCCCCGCCAGGAGGCCTTCCGCCTCTGTGGCTCTGCCATCCCGCCTGCCTTCATCTCTGCCCGAGACCACGTCTGGATTTTCTTCCACTCAGACGCCTCCAGCTCCGGCCAGGCCCAGGGCTTCCGTCTGTCTTACATCCGAG GGAAGCTGGGCCAGGCGTCCTGCCAGGCAGATGAGTTCCGCTGTGACAATGGCAAATGCCTGCCCGGCCCGTGGCAGTGCAACGCAGTGGATGAGTGTGGAGACGGCTCTGATGAGGGCAACTGCTCGGCGCCCGCCTCGGAGCCTCCAGGCAGCCTGTGTCCCGGGGGGACCTTTCCGTGCAGCGGGGCGCGCTCCACGCGCTGCCTGCCTGTGGAGCGGCGCTGTGACGGCTTGCAGGACTGCGGCGATGGCTCGGATGAGGCGGGCTGCCCCGACCTGGCGTGTGGCAGGCGGCTGGGCAGCTTCTACGGCTCCTTTGCCTCCCCAGACCTGTTCGGCGCGGCCCGTGGGCCCTCGGACCTTCACTGCACGTGGCTGGTGGACACGCAGGATTCGCGGCGGGTGCTGCTGCAGCTGGAACTGCGGCTGGGCTACGACGACTACGTGCAGGTATACGAGGGCCTGGGTGAGCGCGGGGACCGCCTGCTGCAGACGCTGTCCTACCGCAGCAACCACCGGCCCGTGAGCCTGGAGGCCGCCCAGGGCCGCCTCACCGTGGCGTACCATGCGCGCGCCCGCAGCGCCGGCCACGGCTTCAACGCCACCTATCAGGTGAAGGGCTATTGCCTTCCCTGGGAGCAGCCGTGCGGAAGCAGCAGTGACAGTGATGGGGGCAGCGCGGGCGACCAGGGCTGCTTCTCGGAACCACAGCGCTGCGACGGCTGGTGGCACTGCGCCAGCGGCCGAGACGAGCAGGGTTGCCCTGCCTGCCCGCCCGATCAGTACCCCTGCGAGGGTGGCAGTGGTCTGTGCTACACGCCTGCCGACCGCTGCAACAACCAGAAAAGCTGCCCCGACGGCGCAGACGAGAAGAACTGCTTCTCCTGCCAGCCCGGCACCTTCCACTGCGGTACCAACCTGTGCATCTTCGAGACGTGGCGCTGTGACGGCCAGGAAGACTGCCAGGACGGCAGCGATGAGCACGGGTGCCTGGCCGCCGTGCCCCGCAAGGTCATCACCGCGGCGCTCATCGGCAGCCTGGTGTGCGGCCTGCTGCTGGTCATCGCGCTGGGCTGCGCCTTCAAGCTCTACTCACTGCGCACGCAGGAGTACAG GGCCTTCGAGACCCAGATGACGCGCCTGGAGGCTGAGTTCGTGCGGCGGGAGGCACCTCCATCCTATGGTCAGCTCATCGCGCAGGGCCTCATTCCACCCGTGGAAGACTTTCCTGTCTACAGTGCCTCCCAG GCCTCTGTGCTGCAGAATCTTCGCACAGCCATGCGGAGACAGATGCGTCGGCACGCTTCCCGCAGGGGGCCCTCCCGCCGCCGCCTCGGCCGCCTCTGGAACCGGCTCTTTCACCGGCCGCGGGTGCCCCGAGGCCAGATCCCACTGCTGACCGCAGCACGCCCCTCACAGACCGTGCTGGGTGATGGGTTCCTCCAGCCTGCTCCAGGGGCTGCCCCCGACCCCCCAGCACCGCTCACGGACACAGGCAGCCCCAGGGTGGCCGGAGATGGGCCCCCCAGTGCCCCCAGCCATGCACCGGAGGTGGGACCTTCAGGGCCACCCTTGCCATCAGGCCTGCGAGACCCAGAGTGCAGGCCTGTGGACAAGGACAGAAAGGTCTGCAGGGAGCCACTGGCAGACGGTCCAGCTCCTGTGGATGCACCTCGGGAGCCCTGCTCAGCCCAGGACCCGCACCCCCAGGCCTCCACTGCCAGCAGCACCCTGGGCCCCCACTCGCCAGAGCCACTGGGGGTCTGCAGGAGCCCCCCGCCCCCTTGCTCCCCAATGCTGGAGGCCAGCGATGACGAGGCCCTGTTGGTCTGTTGA